CAAGATTATCTAAATGAATGATACCCACAATAATTTTTTCTTGCTGATACCGAATAGCTAGCTCTTTATATTCAGTTACATCAGTAAAATACAGTAAACGTTCTTCAGGGCGAATTAATACCTCATAAATTCGCTCACCAAAGGTAAAATCCAGTTTCTTCTGTTCTGCTTTCCATTCAAGCGCAGGAAATACTTCAGCTAATTCTTTTCCGATCAAATTATCCATATTGGTCATTTGTTGCATATAAGGATTCGTCCACTCAACTTCTCGATCCTCATTAAACAGCAGTATCCCAATGGGCATTTCCTGTAATACGCCCTCGCTTGCCTTCTTAACTCGATGATTAATAGTGGCAATATACATTTTTAAGTCTTGCTGAAATCTCTTTTCAATTTGAAGCGTGGCTAATATGAGACCGATAATGCACACTATCCCTATCGCGCCATATATCCAGTGATATAACGTCAAGATGGCGACAAGCACTAAGCTAAAACTTAAAGCTAAAACCATATGTAAGCCATACCAACGTTTAAACAGGAACTTGGGCATTTACTCAGCTCCTCTTCACTTTCTACTCTCAAGTCTTGTACGTAATCGTATGCCCAAATCAAGCAATCCCACGAATCCTAATACGGTAGCCAACAATAATACTACCCCGCCTATAGTAAGTATAGTAGCTAGGATGAGAAAAATAAATACTCCAGCAAAGACATATGGGAAGCGCCATTTGCTCTTATATTTATCAACAACGAATGCTACAAACCCTAACCCCTGAATGAAAAAGAGGAATTGTAGAGCATAAAATAAGTTAAATAACAAAGAACCACTCGTCGTTTGACCCATTGTATTTCTATTGAAGAGCATGAACAGCAACGTTACCACATAAAAAAAGAGAAGTGATCTCGGTAACTGCCATTCTCGTATAGGTGGCAAAGCTGGAATTTTAATGGACAGTCTTTTACAAATTAGTCGTGCAATCCAATGAATAATCGTGGTAGATACAAAGCTACCAAACATAATGATAAACGGCAACAGGATGGTCATCATCTCAAATATATCCGTTATCAATTTTTTCCATGCCTCTACAGTATACTCTGGAGGTCTTAGCTCTAAAAGCTGCTGATTATTTAATACCATCTCTTTACCTTGATGAAACTGCTGAACAATATCAATACCTATAAGCTTCGATGAGACATACACTAAAAATACATAAGACAGCGCTTTAACAATAGAACCTGCAAAAATACCTGGAAATGCTCGATTGGTATTCTTGTACGCATAGCCCATCGCCCAGCCCAACAGTACGGAAGATAGTGCAAAAATAATACCAATAATCGAGCTAATGATCAGTCCAAGCACAGCAAATGCTATCGATACGATAATCATTTGTTTACCTGTACGTCTCATCGCTAAAATAATGAACGGAATAGGCAACAAGAAAGAGAATACGCCAGATAGAGGAGTTGTCAGGCCTAAAAAGAGAAATACGCCTGCAATTCCCAGTAACAAAGCACTTTCTGCTAGTTGTTTTGTTCGATTAGGCAAAAAGGAGCGACTCCCCTCTTATAAATATGGAAAAAGAGGGGCCACGCTCTGTGCCCCCCTTTGACTTTATTGATTCTATTCAGCCGTATATGGCAGCAACGCTACTTGACGAGCGCGTTTAATAGCGATTGTCAATCTACGTTGGTATTTAGCAGAAGTACCAGTTACACGACGAGGTAAGATTTTACCACGCTCACTGATGAACTTCTTAAGAAGATCAGTGTCTTTATAATCGATCTTTTTAATCTTATTAACAGTAAAGTAGCAAACTTTACGGCGTTTATTAGGACGTCCTTTACGTGCCATGAGAGTCCCTCCTTTTCAAGTTATGATAGTTTACATACGATCTAGAACTTAACTAGAAAGGCAAATCATCATCTGAGATGTTAATCGGCTTTCCAGAATCGGCGAAGGGGTCATTAAATGAATCGTTATTACCTTTGGAAGCCGGACGTGTACCACCATAGCTTGGACCAGGGTCATAGCCGGTGTTTCCTTCACTCGCTTCACGTGAGCTTAGGAACTGCACGTTATCTGCAACAACTTCTGTTACGTACACTCTTTTACCCTCTTTATTATCATAGCTTCTGGTTTGTAAACGACCTTCTACGGCAGCTTTTCTACCTTTACGGAGATAGTTTGCACAAAGATCGGCCAATTGACGCCATGCTACAATATTGATAAAGTCCGTTTCCTTTTCGCCACCGGCTCCAGAATAAGGACGATTTATCGCTAAGGTAAAGGTCGTTACCGCAACACCATTGGGCGTATAACGCAATTCAGGGTCCTTTGTTAAGTTTCCAATTAGAATAACACGATTTAGCATAAGACTCCCTCCCCGCGACAACGATTATTGATCTTCTCTTACGAAAAGGAAACGAATAACGTCGTCGTTAATTTTCATCAAACGCTCAGTTTCAGTAACAACTTCAGCGTTAGCTTTAAAGTTCATCAAAACGTAGAAACCATCCTTGAACTTTTGGATTTCATAAGCAAGACGACGCTTACCCATTTCTTGAAGCTTGGTGATTTCTCCACCATTGTTAGTCACGACTTCGCTATAACGAGCTACATTCGCTTTCACTTTCTCTTCTTCAAGGTCTGGACGCAATACGTACATTACTTCATATTGACGCATACCTTCTTCACCTCCTTTTGGACTAGCGGCCCTTTTAAAAAAAGGACAAGGAGCGAGTGCTAATGAAACCTACTAGAGGCACCCATTTCCATACTCGCATTTAAGCATTATAACAAACCATTAGGGACAAATCAAGAGATTACACGTTGAAACGGAAATGAATAACGTCGCCATCTTTTACCACGTATTCTTTACCTTCCAAGCGATATTTCCCTTTTTCACGAGCAGCATTCACATTGCCCGCCTCTACTAAATCATTATAAGCCACTACTTCAGCACGAATAAATCCACGCTCAAAGTCTGTATGAATAACACCAGCAGCTTGAGGAGCCTTAGTTTCTTGACGAATCGTCCATGCGCGTACCTCTTGAACCCCAGCGGTGAAATACGTAATCAAACCAAGCAAGGAATAAGCAGCGCGGATCAAGCGATCAAGACCTGATTCTTGCAGGCCTAGCTCTTCTAGGAACATTTCCTTGTCTTCGCCTTCCAATTCAGCAATTTCAGATTCTACTTTAGCACTGATAATGACTACTTCAGCGCCTTCAGCTTCAGCATGCTTGCGAACTGCTTGTACATGTGGATTCTCGTCAGCAGTATGAATGCCGTCTTCCGCTACATTACAAACATACAGCATTGGTTTAATTGTCAACAGGTGCAGGTCACGAATGATTTTAAGCTCATCTTCTGTTAGCTCAACGCCACGTGCTGCTTGACCTTCTTCAAAAGCGGCTTTTAATTTTTCTAATACCTCAAGCTCTACTTTTGCCTCTTTATCCCCTGACTTCGCTTTGCGCCCCATACGGTCAATCCGGCGAGCAACAGAATCTAAGTCAGCAAATACCAATTCCAAATTAATGGTTTCGATATCGCTTAGTGGATCTACCTTACCTGCAACGTGTACAATGTTCTGATCTTCAAAACAACGTACCACCTGTGCAATCGCATCTACTTCACGAATATGGGCCAAAAATTGGTTCCCCAATCCTTCCCCTTTGCTCGCTCCTTTAACCAAACCAGCAATATCCACGAATTCAAAAGCGGTAGGTACAACTTTGTTTGGAACAACGATCTCTGTTAATTTGTTTAAACGTTGATCAGGTACTTCAACGATACCAACGTTAGGATCAATGGTACAGAAAGGATAGTTTGCAGATTCAGCACCCGCTTGTGTAATCGCATTAAATAAGGTAGATTTACCAACATTCGGAAGACCTACAATTCCAACGCTCGAACCCATATATATATACACTCCTTATTTTCCGAAATAGAACATGCTCTCTAGTATAAAGACTTACTGGTTATAATACAATCATAACCGCTTCCAATCTTTAATAGAAAGAGTTCCCACAATAAGAACTTAAATTGTTTGTTCATATTCCTTTAATAACTTATAAAAGTCGTCTTTATTAATAGAGTTTCTTTAAAAATGTACAGCAGTAATGGCACACCTTTTCCATTTCTTTTTTTACTCTCTAAGTTATGCTCCTTAGTTCTACACAAGCGTACTGCCAAACTGGATCATTAAAGAAAGTGTTTCGTGAGTAATTACCATGCTCTCACCCCCTTCCTTTTGGGGATGAGCCGACCGCCAACGAGGAGCACCGATCTATTGTATTAAGAAATTTATAACAGCAAATTTTTAAAAACCAAATGGCCCAACAAATGCAAAATTAAAGCTTCTAAGAAAAATGATATACTGCTTAATATAACTATTTCCTCTAATTGGAATTGCATTTGTTTTTTGGTATACTTTCCCTGATATGTAAGATTTGTTTTTTAATTAACTACGTTAAGGAGGCGTTCTATTACGATGATTAAAAAGAATACAATCTTGTATAATATGTTTTTCTTTTTCCTGCCCCTTTATCTACTGTATATTTTTCTAAATACAGAGCGTTTGCATAGCCAGTACTTTGAGATAAGATTGATTCCGTTTGAAAAAATCATAGATTTCATTACCCACTTTGAAACATTTAATCGCTATGAATTACTAGGAAAAATCCTACTTTACATTCCTATTGGGATTCTTATACCTCTGTTATTTAGCTCAATAAACAACATGTTAAGAACTTTCTTGTTTACCCTAACCCTCAGCTTTTTAATGAATTCAGTTAAAATAGTATCTCAGGCTGGTTTCTTTGAAATCGATGATATCATACTTAATGTAATAGGTGGTGTGATAGGATTCGTATTTGTTAAAGGCTTGTTTTCTCTTAAAGAAATCTTGTTTAAAACTAATGAATCTCACAAAGAAAGCCGACTGCAACTTTAAGCAGCCGGCTTTTTCTTAATTTATTTTCGAGCGACGATTACAATATTACCTTTTGCTGTAGTACCATCGTTACCTTTACTTAATAAGAAATAGTACTTACCAGGTCCTATATTTATAAATTCATCGGAATCAGAACCGTTTAATTTCATTTTTACTCTCCCAATATAGCTCTCTGAAATTCCACCCACACGATAAAGCTCCATAGTAAAGTGAGGTAAATCGGTGTCTGGTGTATCGGTATTTGTGTAAATATAAATACTATTGTAGCCAGATTCTAAAGTAAACTTATCTGTAGCAACATCTTCTTTTTTAAATTTAAAATCTAAATTATAGTCCATTTGCCAGAATGCTGTAACAACTTCCTCTAACAAAGCTTCGTCTGCACTAGCAAATTCAGTAATATTATCTTCTACTTCTTCACCTGCTCTTGCTTTTGCCTCTCTAGCTTTTTCTAATTCTACTTCTGTAGCAATATGCGTTGACAAACGAATACTATTTTCGCTTATTTCTAGCCCGCTCTTTGTTTTCTCTTCAAATGCAAAGCTGACTGTCGGAATAGTTAAAATCGATGCTAAGCAAGATAAAGCAATGATACTTTTAAACACCTTTTTCAAAATAAGCAACCCCTTGAAATAGAATATTTTTTTTCAATTAATTATATTCAATAATTACAATATTTGTAAATTAATTCCCAATATACAGCAAATTTTTATTCTATTTCCATTTATTACTTCTAAATACAAATAGTTGATACCTTGATAACTTATTGAATTGGATTAAAAGTTTATATCTTGTAAACTATGTAACGAATTAAAGCTCTTACGGAATCATTTGATTACTCTGCTAAAGTCGTAAAAAGAAAATCAACTGAGGCGCTGCAAGAAGAATTAGAGGCTCGACTAGAGAACATGGAAAAACGATCACAAAGACAAATTGAAGCTTGGGAGAAAGAATTAATTACTGACGAGGATTTAGTTAATTCAAAAAAACGAATTGAAAAATAAAGAAAAGAAATACTTGAAGCCCTACAACCGATCTATTGTAACAAGAAAATTATAACAGTTAATCAAAAAAATCCAAGCAGGTTGCTAGAAATAAAAAAAAGCGTTTTCGAGGAAACTCTCTCTAAACTATTAAGATTGCAACATAAAAAACGCACCCTTGAGGTGCGCTTTTTTATTCTAACTATCTAGGAATATTGCCATGCGGGTTTCTAAATTTTGATATCACGATACTATTACCAAAATTATCAGTTGCTAAAGTTGCAGTGAAAAGATCTGTGCGTGTCAGACCGATTTCTTTGAACTTATACACTTTGGCGTTATTCCAAGTCCAAATTTCCCCTTGTTTGCTTGGGGGAATATTCACAGTGAAGGTGTCTTTATAGACTTCCTTGTTAGACCATTCTTTACCCACTTCAGCTGCGAAAGCCTTTTTAAATTCCCCTCCTACTTTAATTGATGTCTTAGAGTACGAATCCCTTTCAACCACCCGAACCCATTCAAAATCCTTTTTTGTTCTATTTTCAGTGTAGTCAACTTTATAATCAAATTTTATAGTTCCAACATATTCAGCAAATTCGTATGTATCCATTAATGATGGTTGGATACCTTTACTTTTTTTATCGTTGTTAGTATTTTGTTCCCTGATGAGAGTTTCTTTTGTAAATCCATTTTGCTCCATAAATTTTTGTGCCTTTTCAGGGTCATCAATATAAATAACAGGTACTGTCTGTCCCTTTTCGCTTGTGATGTATTCAATCTTATCTGGTATGATACTGCTATCACTTAATGAAACAGGTAAATCATTTGCTTGGACATTGGTACTTGTCCAAGGAATGGTGACTCCGATAGATAGTACAGCCACTAAGGATAACGCTGCTAGCCTTTTCATGATACTTATTCCTCCATTGTTGTAAAATTTAAACATTTTATATAATAGCATACAATTATTGGATATTCTATATTGATTGTAGTATTTTAAATATATTCAATTGTCAGGTTGAACCATATGTATTTAGGAGGTAGCAAATCCATGTTTAAAGTAGGTATTGCTTTTCTTTTCGGAGCGTTCACTCATTTATTTTTAGCTATGATTTGGGCAGAATACTACGAGTTAGCAGAGGCTAAGATAACTAATTCCTTCATCACGCATCATTTAGATTCTTTCTATACGCTTTTTTACTGGGAATTGGCGATAAGTGCCGTAATAATTCTGCTCTCTTTCTTTATCAAGAAGGAGCCTAAGTAAAAAAATAGTCCAAACTACAAATTTACGTATACTTTTTATGACTGAGATCGCCTAATACTATTGTAGGCGGTCTTTTTCTTATTCATCCAACATAGTGACTCAATATATTAAATGGATTAAGAGTCTATATCTTGTAAACTATTTAACGAATACGTCAGGAGGTGCAGCAGTATGAAAGTAGCGATATACATTCGTGTTTCTACAGATGAACAAGCCAAGGAAGGCATTTCGCTTGAAGAACAACAGGAACGCCTTGTAGCTTACTGCAAAGCTAATGGATGGAAAGATTACACCCTATACATAGATGATGGCTATAGCGCCAAGACAACGACCCCTCCTGAGTTCCAAAGAATGATGGGGGATATTTTTATTAGGGGGCTAAAAGAATAGAAATCGTCGTCACGACGAAAATAGACCGTCTGACGAGGCGTTTGATTGACTTACTCAGTTTCATTGAGGAACTTGATAAATATGATTGTCATTTTAAGTCCTCTACAGAGTCATTTGACACCAGTACACCGGTTGATCGAATGGTCTCACAGTTACTAGGGGTTTTCGCAGAATTTGAACGTGAGCGTAATGCAGAGCGAGTCAAAGACAATGTGGTTCATATGGCTAAGTTTATGGATCAACGTAAAGGTAAAGCTATATCACGCGCTTGCTATGGTTACGATATTGTGGACAAAATGTACGTAGTCAATCCTGAGGAAGCAGCCGTTGTACAAGAAATGGCAGAGATGGTCCTCCAGGGTATAGGTAGCCGTCGAATAGCTGTATCTCTAAACGAACGTGGCATTCCAACCAAGTCTGGCTCTCAATGGTATGACCGAGTAATTAGAGAGTTATTACGTAGAGAGACACTAATTGGAACTTTTGTTTGGAATAAGACGACTACTAAGGGGAAAAAGGTAGTCCCTGTTCCGGAAGAGTAATGGATACGGCACTATGACCACCTCGAACCTATTTTATCTAAAGAAACATTCGAAGCTGTTCAGCAAGCTATGGACGCTAGGAAAGCATCTGGAGCAAATAAACATGTAGATAACAGTCGTTACTTGTTAAGTGAATTGTTACGTTGTGGTCACTGTGGTGGCCCTATGGTAGGACGAGTATTCACTCAACGGCCAACTAAGACTCATCCAAGTCCTAAAGTACGTTATGCGTATATTTGCAACGCATACGCTAAACAAGGTACTTGCTTCTACCATTACACCGACAGGGACCCGCTAGAAGCTACAGTAATCAATAAGATCAAGGCTCTTACGGAATCATTTGATTACTCTGCTAAAGTCGTAAAAAGAAAATCAACTGAGGCACTGCAAGAAGAATTAGAGGCTCGACTAGAAAACATTGAAAAACGATCACAAAGACAAATTGAAGCTTGGGAAAAAGAATTAATTACTGATGAAGATTTAGTCAATGCAAAAAAAACAAATTGAGAAGAGAAGAAAAGAAACACTCGAAGCCTTACAAAAACTAAAACAAGAAGACTCAGGTAACAGTATGGAAAAGTTGTCTTCCAAAGTAAAAAAATTATCCAGATGAATTGGATAGCCCAGATAGGTTGGTTGGCAAAAATGTAGCCTTATGAGACGTTTGGCAGACCTAAATTCCAACCCTCGTACCCATATATATACACTCCTTATAACCGCTTCCAATCTTTAATAGAAAGAGTTCCCACAATAAGAACTTACGTACTGAATAAAATCAAGGAAACGGATGTACACAAATACTGAAGTATTTACATTCGAAAGGTTATAAAAATTAGAGTCCTAGGTATATAGGACTCTCAGCGTGTAGACAAAATACCGAAAGGCATGGAGTTGCTAAAATAGTATGAAAACCCAACCAAAGCGATGCAAAAAAAGAAAACCCAGTTTATCTAGGTTTTCTTCTCCGATTCCTTTAACAATCTTTCCAATTCATCAAGTCTCTCCTTATATACCTTCATCGCATCCTCTATTGGCTTAGCGGTAGTCATATCTACTCCCGCCTCCTTCAAAACGCTGAGAGGAGGCTTAGAGCTCCCTAACGAAAGTAACGTCTTGATATAACGTTCTGCTTCTGGTTTTCCACCCTCCTCTACTTGTTTGGCTAGAGCTACAGATGCCGCAAAGCTTGTAGCATATTGATAGACATAAAAATTGTAAAAAAAATGAGGTACGCGTGCCCACTCCATGGCAATCTCTTGATCCATAACTACCTGCTTGCCATAATATTTTTTATTGATATCCAGATACATTTTTTTAAGGGTATCCGCTTGCAGTGCCTCACCGCGTTGGTCGGCCTCATACATAGCTTTCTCAAATTCAGCAAATTGAGTTTGACGGAATAAGGTTGTACGGAAATTTTCTAGGTTTTGCACGAGTAATGCCATTTTCTCTTGGTTTGTCTTGGCTTTTTTATATTGGCTCGTAAATAATAGATTTTCATTCATAGTGGAAGCAACCTCAGCAGTGAAGATCGGGTAACCCGATGTTATATAAGGTTGCGCCTTGTTTGTGTAATAAGATTGCATAGCATGCCCCAATTCATGGGCAATAGTTGAGACATCTCCCTTTAAACCTTGATAATTTAACAATACATAGGGATGGGTATCATAGGCACCCCATTGGTAAGCACCCGTTCTTTTATCGGGTGTAGAATATACATCTATCCAGCGATTATCAAATGCCCTTTTAATCACAGATACATACTCCTCACCAAGTGGTGTAAGCCCGTTTACAACCATCTCTTTTGCTTGCTCATAGGGGATATATTCGGTTTTTTGATCAATAAGAGGTACATATAAGTCATACATATGAAGCTCTGGTAATGAAAGAATCTCTTTACGTAGCTTGAGATAGCGCTCCAATAGTGGCAAGTTCTTATTTACAGTGGAAATTAGTTGATCATATACCTCTACAGGCACCTGATTCGGGGTAAGGCTAGCTTCCATAGCATTCTTATACTTTCTACTTGATGCATATAGGTTATTTGCTTTAATTTGTCCTGCTATCGTCTGGGCCAAGGTATCCTGATAATTCTCTAGTGTCCGATACATCGCTTGGTATGCGGCTTTTCTAACCTGCTGATCCTTGCTTTCCAAATAAGTAGCATAGTTTGTTCTGGTTAAAGGAACCATCTTACCAGTTTCGCCTTTTATGAGAGGCAGTGGAATGTCTTTGGATATCATCTTATAAATGTTTTCTGGCGTTTCCCCCAATGAAGAAAAGGAAGCCAACATCTGTTCCTGTTCTCTAGGAAGCATGTGCTGTTTTACGCGTATCGTTTCTTGAATAAATGGTTTGTAAGGGATTAGTTCTTGTGCCTGTAAAAACTGTTTCATCTTTTCATCGGGAATAGAAACAAGCTCTGGACCTACCCATGCGGTTCTTTCCTTGACATATACTCGGATTTTTTCAGCTTGGTTGACAATGGCCTGAGCACTTGGGTTAGCCGTCTGTATATCAAAATTGAGTGTGGCATACACATTCACCTTATCGAGTAAACGCATCAATTGACTATATGCTTCCATTCCTTGAGCAAGTGCCTTTGCCGAATTCACCCATTTCCCTTGTTGTGTCGTAAAAGCATCGGCTAATCGCTTTACTTCCTGCTTATCTTTTTCCCACGCTGTAACATTTGGATAAATATCTGATAGATTCCATGTAAAAATAGTTGGAATTTCTTTGCGATTTTGATATGATGTTCGTTGTGTCTCTTTGTTACCCACTTGTGGATAGGCAAAGGAAACAGACACGAAACTGCTGTGGATAAAAAAAGTGCATGCAACAAATGCGCATACCAGGTTCTTTCCTTTGAGAGAAATCATAGCAACTTGCTCCTTTCTAATAAGTAACACTTCCACATTTATTCCTATATATATTAGATTAGTTATTTTTTATGTAGGAAATCTCATTGGATAGTGTTCATCTCTTTTATTGTGATAAATTGTCACAAAATTATTCAATTCTATCCCGGATAAACCTGTGGATATCTCTGTGGATAGTTTTTTTAAAAAAAGTTATACACAAGTGAAAGCCTTGCTATACATGGGTTTTCACTTTTTGGGTTATCCACATTTTTTTATTTATTTTTGTGGAAAGGTTTTTTCTATACAAAAAAGATGCCCCCATACCCGAGGCATCCTTTTTGTATCCAGCATATTGTTTATAGCTATTCTTCTGAGGACTCTTTTGGCGCTGCTGGCACCAATACTTTTTTCATTTTCTTTTCAAATTCCAGTCGCGGAATCATCACACTGTGATCACATCCCGTACATTTAATTCGAATATCCATCCCCATACGAATAATCTTCCATGCATTCGTGCCGCATGGATGCTGTTTTTTCATCTGGACGATATCACCCAGATCAAAATGCTTTCTTTCCATGAATTCACCCACCTGGATTTATCACTTTATTATCTCTACCCATCATAACAGTTTTAGGGTATGGGATTTCAATACCTCTATGAACAAATTCTTGTTTAATTCGTGCTCTCATCTTACGCATAATTCCAAAATGAGTATTAGGCTTACACTCTGCTGTCACACGAATAATGACCTCTGACGGTCCCAACGCTTGAACACCCAATACCTGCGGTTGATTTACAATATCCTCTTCTTCTTTCCCCATTTTATCTATAATTTCCTTTAATATCGCTTCTACATGTGTTAAATCTTCCTCATAAGCGACAGAAACATCAACAAAAGCAACTGAATTCTGAATCGAGAAATTAGTCACTTGATTAATCGTACCATTCGGAAAGATATGTACTTCTCCCGTCCAGCTTTTAATTTTTGTGATACGTAAACCAATAACCATAACCGTTCCTGTTATTCCATTGATCGTTACCATATCTCCTACAGCAAATTGATCTTCAAAAATAATGAAAAACCCTGTTATTACATCTTTTACTAAGCTCTGAGCTCCAAATCCGACAGCAAGACTTAGTACACCCGCACTAACCAATACCGGTTGCAAATCTAATCCTACCTGTCTTAGTACAACCAATAGCGTAATGAAATAGATTGTGTATCTAGCAACATTTTTAACCAGTATTCGCATCGTATCTACTCGACGTCTATCAAATTGAATCATACTTTTTTCGCGATTAATAAAAATGCGATCAACTGATTTCCCAATAATGGTTACTAAAACCCGCGCCAAAACAATAATGAGAATAATCCCCAGCAAAGCAAAGCCTTTATCCACCCAGAAATCGGGGTTTGATATTACTCCATATACCTGATTCCACATCTTTTGAAATGCAGTTAAGTTAGCAGTCAAGTCTTGTTGTATTTCCTCCAAGTCTCTCAGCCCCTTTCTTTTTTACATACCTATCTCTACATAAGTTCCATTTTCATAGCGGAAAAATCCACGTATGACTACGTGCTGTGAAGTGATGATAGCCAGAGCCCGTTCAAATGACTCTCGTGGAAATTCAATAGATAGGGCACATCCAGCCGTAATTTCCTTAGGCGTCGGTCGGGTATCAATTTCAATATCCTCATATTCTAATAACATTTCTGCCCGTAACGCTTGCTGTGTTGAATCAAAAGCGATCAAGACGGTATCTTTCATCTTTGTGCTCTCTCCTTTTCCTCCACCCTCTATCACACTTACTCACCGGCTTATTAGTAAAGCATTATCTATTTTACCCGGAGATGACACTCTCATCTACTTTCTCTTGCAGTTTTTAATCAATTTCTAATCTCAAGTCTCTCCCCTAGGTATAAAACACCCTGAATCTCCATATACTAGGAATACTTTTATTTTCGTGGGGGTATCTATGAAACGATTTGAAGAGAATCCGGATGTTTCTTATCCTCCTTTTAGAGTTGACCACACGCATGAGTCAGCTACAAGAAAATTGTCTGAGCATCTCTATGAACGTTTCCTTCAAAAATCAACACATCAGGATCTAGTAATCCTTTGCATCGGAACAGATCGCTCTACAGGCGATGCCTTAGGTCCCTTGGTTGGCTCCCGATTACAAACATATTTTCTTGACGATATTCACGTGTACGGGACACTTGAATCACCTGTTCATGCCGTTAATCTTGCAGATCAGATCACGCTGATAACAGAAAAGCATCCTAATGCTCTCATCGTAGCTATTGATGCTTGTCTAGGGCAATATCAACATGTAGGATGTATTAACGTCGTTGATGGTCCAGTGAAACCGGGAGCTGGAGTAAAAAAAGAATTACCCGCAGTTGGACACTTCCATATCACTGGAATTGTGAATGTAGGTGGTTTTATGGAGTATTTCGTCTTACAAAACACTCGACTACATATTGTAGTCAGCATGGCAGATATTATTGCCTCAGCTATTAACAAAGCAACAACTCAATTGTTTTCCCTTCAGCTCGATTATACATGGCAGGATATACCGTATATACGAGACGGTAGTTGATAGTAAAAAAGGCAACCTCACTCACTAGTCAGGTTGCCTTTTCATCTTCATCCTCTTTTATCCGACATA
This is a stretch of genomic DNA from Brevibacillus laterosporus DSM 25. It encodes these proteins:
- a CDS encoding DUF2232 domain-containing protein, which translates into the protein MPNRTKQLAESALLLGIAGVFLFLGLTTPLSGVFSFLLPIPFIILAMRRTGKQMIIVSIAFAVLGLIISSIIGIIFALSSVLLGWAMGYAYKNTNRAFPGIFAGSIVKALSYVFLVYVSSKLIGIDIVQQFHQGKEMVLNNQQLLELRPPEYTVEAWKKLITDIFEMMTILLPFIIMFGSFVSTTIIHWIARLICKRLSIKIPALPPIREWQLPRSLLFFYVVTLLFMLFNRNTMGQTTSGSLLFNLFYALQFLFFIQGLGFVAFVVDKYKSKWRFPYVFAGVFIFLILATILTIGGVVLLLATVLGFVGLLDLGIRLRTRLESRK
- the rpsR gene encoding 30S ribosomal protein S18, whose protein sequence is MARKGRPNKRRKVCYFTVNKIKKIDYKDTDLLKKFISERGKILPRRVTGTSAKYQRRLTIAIKRARQVALLPYTAE
- the ssb gene encoding single-stranded DNA-binding protein, which translates into the protein MLNRVILIGNLTKDPELRYTPNGVAVTTFTLAINRPYSGAGGEKETDFINIVAWRQLADLCANYLRKGRKAAVEGRLQTRSYDNKEGKRVYVTEVVADNVQFLSSREASEGNTGYDPGPSYGGTRPASKGNNDSFNDPFADSGKPINISDDDLPF
- the rpsF gene encoding 30S ribosomal protein S6 codes for the protein MRQYEVMYVLRPDLEEEKVKANVARYSEVVTNNGGEITKLQEMGKRRLAYEIQKFKDGFYVLMNFKANAEVVTETERLMKINDDVIRFLFVREDQ
- the ychF gene encoding redox-regulated ATPase YchF → MGSSVGIVGLPNVGKSTLFNAITQAGAESANYPFCTIDPNVGIVEVPDQRLNKLTEIVVPNKVVPTAFEFVDIAGLVKGASKGEGLGNQFLAHIREVDAIAQVVRCFEDQNIVHVAGKVDPLSDIETINLELVFADLDSVARRIDRMGRKAKSGDKEAKVELEVLEKLKAAFEEGQAARGVELTEDELKIIRDLHLLTIKPMLYVCNVAEDGIHTADENPHVQAVRKHAEAEGAEVVIISAKVESEIAELEGEDKEMFLEELGLQESGLDRLIRAAYSLLGLITYFTAGVQEVRAWTIRQETKAPQAAGVIHTDFERGFIRAEVVAYNDLVEAGNVNAAREKGKYRLEGKEYVVKDGDVIHFRFNV
- a CDS encoding VanZ family protein; translated protein: MIKKNTILYNMFFFFLPLYLLYIFLNTERLHSQYFEIRLIPFEKIIDFITHFETFNRYELLGKILLYIPIGILIPLLFSSINNMLRTFLFTLTLSFLMNSVKIVSQAGFFEIDDIILNVIGGVIGFVFVKGLFSLKEILFKTNESHKESRLQL
- a CDS encoding recombinase family protein, producing MKVAIYIRVSTDEQAKEGISLEEQQERLVAYCKANGWKDYTLYIDDGYSAKTTTPPEFQRMMGDIFIRGLKE
- a CDS encoding recombinase family protein, with the translated sequence MIDLLSFIEELDKYDCHFKSSTESFDTSTPVDRMVSQLLGVFAEFERERNAERVKDNVVHMAKFMDQRKGKAISRACYGYDIVDKMYVVNPEEAAVVQEMAEMVLQGIGSRRIAVSLNERGIPTKSGSQWYDRVIRELLRRETLIGTFVWNKTTTKGKKVVPVPEE
- a CDS encoding zinc ribbon domain-containing protein; the protein is MDARKASGANKHVDNSRYLLSELLRCGHCGGPMVGRVFTQRPTKTHPSPKVRYAYICNAYAKQGTCFYHYTDRDPLEATVINKIKALTESFDYSAKVVKRKSTEALQEELEARLENIEKRSQRQIEAWEKELITDEDLVNAKKTN